Genomic DNA from Bacteroides zhangwenhongii:
TCCCCTGATTCACCGGATATTTGGCGCAAAGCGCTTTCAAGCAATCCAACGACTGATTGGATTCTGTGAGCACTTCCACCATCTCCCCGTCATTGAAGAGAGCGACTTTCGCCATCGTATTTCCTATGTCGATAATTAAATTCAATGCGTTTTTTATCTTTAGCGGGCGCAAAGGTATAGTAAAAAAAGAAAAGATGAAGCATACGAAAAGAATTATCTTATCAAAAACGTTGCAAACCATTGAAATATAAGTGATTTCACCATGCTTGTATACTTGAAAGCTTTATAGATTTTCATACATTTGATAAGTTCCGATCAGCTATAATGAAAATAAAATTAGCTATAATGAAATCCGGATTAGCTATAATGAAACCCTCATGACAATTTAGAAGTCGCCAAAGTAAATGAAAATGTTCTGTCGCACGTCTTATTAGTATATCTTAGCATATCACTAATAATGACGATTATGGCAGGGATTCATTTCGATCAGGTTGTATCGCGCGGTTGCGGTATGGACATCCACAAGAAGGTGGTGGTAGCGACGGTCCAAGGCGAAGGGATCTGTAAGGAGACCAAGTCTTTTGACACCTTCACGAGTTCTTTGACACAATTGAGAGAATGGTTGGTATCATTAGGAATCACTCACGTTGCGATGGAGAGCACTGGAGTGTATTGGAAACCGATATACAACGTGTTCGAGGATTACATCCGCAACATCTGGATTGTCAATGCCCGTCACATCAAGAATGTTCCGGGTCACAAGACAGACAAGAACGACAGTGAGTGGATATGCCAGTTGCTAATGGCAGGATTGCTCAAGCCCAGTTTTATTCCCCCTCGTGAGCAGCGCGAGCTTAGGGATCTTACTCGTTACCGCCGCAAGCTGATAGAAACGGTGTCGGCCAACAAGAACCGCATCATCCGTACGCTTGAGGACGGCAATGTCAAGTTGTCCAGCGTTCTGAGCGACACGAGCGGCTCAACTGCGACCAAACTGATAGAAATGCTTTGCGATGGCAGGATTCCGACATTGGCAGACATAGAGTCTGTACGACACAAGCGTTGTCTGCATTCCGCGGAGGAAATGCTTGAGGCATGCACGGGTTATATGAACAGCCACAAGATATACATGCTTCAGAAGATACGTTCATGCAACAGACGGCTCACGGAGGAAATCACGGAGATGGACAGGCATATCAAGGAAATCCTCTCTCCCTACGAAGATGTCATTGCAAGGCTGAGCGAGATACCCGGAGTGCAAAACCGCACCTGCGAGGAACTGATAGCCGAGATTGGTCTTGACATGGGCAACTTTCCTACTGCGGCGCATCTTTGTTCCTGGGCAGGAATGTGTCCAGGCAACAACGAAAGTGCTGGCAAGAAGAAGAGCGGAAGGACGAGCCACGGAGACAAGCATGTAAGGGCTACACTCGTTGAAGCCGCATGGGCTGCCTCACGAACAAAAGGGACGTTCTTCATGGAACGCTTCAACCGACTTGCCCCACGCAAGGGCAACAAAAAGGCGTTGATTGCCGTTGGGCACTCCCTTCTCAAGTGCATACACTATGTGTTGTCAACAGACGGAAGATACAAGGAGCTTGGAGACAGTTATGTGCCTGAGAAGAAAGAGAAGCAACGCAAGGAATACCTGAAAGGTGAGTTAAAGAAACTTGGCTACCATGTAGTCCTGACGAAGAAAAAAGATTAGCCTACACAATATAAAACTGGGGACTGAGTTAATCCAAGGCCGAATTTTACTGGAACATCCCGAGTCCGAAAATGAAACTGGTCCCAACTGCTGAGAGGCAAAGTTTGTGACATTATGAGCACGTGTATGAAAATTCAACATCAACTCAGCAGTATAAATATAAATTGCCGAACATGCCAGCCGCGCACTTGCCCAACAGTGAGTGCTCTCTATTTTTGTGTCATTGGCTCAGAGAATACATAAAAACAAAGTAAAAACAGCCGTTATAAACTAAAACGGCACAAATAATTTTCGTATGAAAATAAAATCGGCTATAAAGAGATGGCTACCGTGAAGCACAGGGTATCTTGAGGGTAAAAGCCTATGATTCTCTTTATATAATAACGTACACGGACGCAGGCGCGAGAGAATACTCTTTTATTAGAAAAAAAGCGTGTTATTGAGGGTGAGCCCCTCACCCTCAATAACACGCTTTTTTTCTAATAAATATAATAATATAGAGAAAACAATAAGTAGTATACATCGATTCTTCGTATATTCGCCGCCGAATAAAAAAGAATTTCCCCAAAAGAAACGTCCGATGAAACGATTTAATGACTTTTTCCGCTGTATGTCGCCGCTTGTGCTATTCATGTTGTTCTTTTCCACCACCGGTGCGTCCGCAATGAAAAGCAACGGTCCGGCCGCAGACGGTCATGACTCCATCCGTATCAGCCTGCTGACCTGTGCTCCCGGCGAGGAGATTTATTCTCTGTTCGGACATACAGCCATCCGTTACGAAAATCCTTCACAAGGGATTGATGTAGTTTTCAACTACGGTCTGTTCAGCTTCAACACCCCCAACTTCATACTTCGCTTCTCTCTCGGAGAGACAGATTATCAACTGGGCGCAACCGATTATGCCCATTTTGCAGCAGAATACGCATTCTTCGGACGTAGCGTATGGCAACAGACTCTGAACCTGACCGAAAGAGAAAAGGCCGAATTAATCCGTCTGCTACAAGAGAATTATCGTCCCGAGAACCGGGTGTACCGTTACAATTTCTTTTACGACAATTGCGCCACCCGTCCCCGCGACAAGATAGAAGAAAGCATTGCCGGAAAAGTGATTTATCCCGCAAAACCGCAGGACGGCTCACGGTCTTTCCGCGACATCGTGCATCAATATTGCAAAGGTCATCCGTGGGCACGCTTCGGCATTGACTTATGTATCGGAAGCGAAGCAGACCGTCCTATCACACAGCGGCAGATGATGTTTGCCCCATTTTATCTGATGGATGCCTTTGCCGGAGCGCAAATTGAGAATGACTCCATTCAGCGACCGCTTGCGGAAGCCGCCCGACTGATTGTAGACGCCACTCCCGAGACGGATGAAAGCGGCTGGATATTCACTCCGCTACAATGCGCCCTGCTTTTATTTATATTGACAGTCGGCGCTACCATCTACGGTATCCGGCGAAGAACCGGACTATGGGGAGTAGACTTCTTCCTTTTCAGCGCGGCAGGTATCGTAGGTTGTGTTCTTGCCTTTCTGGCTCTCTTTTCCGAACACCCGGCCGTCAGTTCCAATTTCTTATTGCTCGTGTTTCACCCCGGACAACTTCTTTTCCTTCCCTACATCATTTATTGTGACCGAAAAGGAAAGAAATGTTGGTATTTGACTTTGAATTTGATCATTTTAACACTTTTTATAGTGCTTTTTCCGCTAATTCCACAAAGATTTGACTTAGCTGTTGTACCTTTGGCACTCAGTTTGCTGGTACGTTCAGCGAGCAACTTAATTGTGACATCTAAAAAGAAATAATGAAAGGATTACTGACTTCCCTTATCACCGTACTTACCTTCACCGGGCTACAAGCTCAGTCGTTGCCTGCTGCACCCAAGCTCGTGGTGGGACTGACGATTGACCAACTGCGTACGGACTACCTGGAAGCATTCTCATCACTTTACGGGGAGAAAGGTTTCAAACGCCTTTGGAAAGAGGGAAGAGTGTTCTATAATGCCGAATATACTTTCAGCGGTGTGGACCGCTCGTCTGCCATAGCCGCCATTTACAGCGGAACGACTCCCTCCATGAACGGAATCATCTCCAAGCGATGGATGGACGCGGCTACCCTACGTCCTGTCAACAGCACAGACGACACGGCTTTCATGGGGTACTATACCGACCAGACGTGTTCTCCTTCCAAATTATTGACTTCCACCATTGCCGATGAGCTCAAAATAGCGACTCAAGGCAAGGGGCTTGTATATGCCATCGCTCCCAAATGTGACGCGGCGATTTTTGCCGCCGGACATGCCGGGAACGGTGCTTTCTGGCTCAATCCCAACACGGGAAAATGGAGCGGAACAACTTATTACGGAGAATTTCCTTGGTGGGCAAGTCAGTACAACGACCGCCAAGCCGTCGATTTCCGTATTGCGAATATCGTATGGGAACCGGTATTTCCTCGCGGGATGTACACATTCCTGCCCGACTGGCGGGATATGGTTTTCAAATATAAATTTGATGACGACCGCAACAACAAGTACCGCCGTTTCATCACCAGCCCTTTCGTGAACGATGAAGTGAATGCGCTTGCCGAAGAAGCATTGAGCAAGAGTTCAATCGGCATGGACGACATTACTGACTTATTGGCACTGACTTATTATGCCGGCAACTACGCACATAAATCCGTACAGGAATGTGCAATGGAAATACAGGATACCTACGTGCGCATTGACCGTAGCATTGCCAACCTGCTCGAACTGCTCGACAGGAAAGTGGGCTTGCAGAACGTGCTCATCTTCGTCACTTCCACCGGATATACAGACAGCGAATCGTCTGATTCGGGATTATACAAAATTCCCGGAGGAGAGTTCTACCTCAACCGTTGCGCCGCTTTGCTGAATATGTATCTGATGGCTACGTACGGGGAAGGAAAATATGTGGAAACTTATCACAACCAACAGATTTATCTGAATCATAAGTTGCTGGAACAAAAGCAACTCAATCTGACGGAAGTACAAGAGAAGTCCGCCGAATTCCTGATGCAATTCAGTGGAGTGAATGAGGCATATTCCGCCAACAGGCTTCTGTTGGGTTCGTGGACTCCGGAAATCCACAAAATACGTAACGGATATCATCGTAAACGCTCGGGGGATCTGGTAATCGATGTTCTTCCCGGATGGTCAATCGTTGACGAGAACAGCCACGAGAACAAGGTGGTACGCCATTCGTTCATCCCCTCACCGCTGATTTTCATCGGTCACTCGGTGAAACCGGCTATCATACAGACTCCTGTAACCATTGAACATATTGCGCCTACACTGGCTCATTTCATGCGTATCCGGGCTCCCAACGCCTGCAGCTCCGCCCCTATTACCGACTTGCGGTAAAAGTTTACTCATAAAAACAGGGTGCAAAACATAAATAAATCAGCATTTTAATGTAACTTTGCAGGGATTATCCACCACGGATTCCACAGATTCACACAGATTGAAAAGAAAAATCTGTGTCCTGTATAAAAGATCCGTGAGAATCTGTGAAATCCGTGGTGCAAGAAAGATAAATAATAAACTAAATAATAGAACATGGGATTTAATGAATTTTTAAGCTCGATTTTCGGAAACAAATCCACACGAGACATGAAAGAAATCAAGCCCTGGGTGGAGAAGATTAAAGCTGCCTACCCGGAGGTTGAGAAACTGGATAACGACGCACTCCGCGCAAAAACGGAAGAACTCAAAAAATATATCCGCGAATCAGCAACCGCCGAACGTGCGAAAGTGGAAGAACTGAAAGCGAGTATCGAAAGCCTTGAACTGGAAGACCGCGAAGAAGTATTTGCGCAAATAGACAAGATAGAAAAAGAAATTCTGGAGAAATATGAAAAAGCATTGGACGAAGTATTGCCCGTTGCTTTCTCCATCGTTAAGGCAACTGCCAAACGTTTTGCCGAAAATGAAGAAATTGTAGTGACTGCCACGGAATTCGACCGCCAGCTCGCTGCAACAAAGGATTTTGTACGCATCGAGGGAGACAAAGCCATTTATCAGAATCACTGGATGGCCGGTGGTAACGACACGGTGTGGAACATGGTTCACTACGACGTACAGTTGTTTGGTGGTGTCGTTCTCCATAAAGGCAAGATTGCGGAAATGGCAACCGGTGAAGGTAAGACATTGGTAGCTACCCTCCCGGTATTCCTGAACGCATTGACCGGGAACGGTGTTCATGTGGTAACCGTGAACGACTATCTGGCAAAACGTGACTCCGAATGGATGGGTCCTCTCTATATGTTCCACGGTCTGAGTGTGGATTGCATCGACCGCCATCAACCGAACTCCGACGCACGCCGTCAGGCATATCTGGCCGACATCACTTTCGGAACGAACAACGAATTCGGTTTCGACTACCTGCGTGACAATATGGCTATCAGTCCGAAAGACCTTGTACAACGTCAGCACAACTACGCGATTGTCGATGAAGTAGACTCCGTATTGATTGACGACGCACGTACTCCATTGATTATTTCCGGCCCTGTGCCGAAAGGCGATGACCAATTATTCGAACAACTCCGTCCGTTGGTTGAACGTCTGGTAGAAGCGCAGAAGATATTGGCTACCAAATATTTGTCTGAGGCCAAAAAGCTGATCGCAACCGGTGACAAGAAAGATATGGAAGAGGGATTCCTCGCTTTGTATCGCAGCCATAAGGCATTGCCTAAAAATAAAGCGTTGATTAAGTTCTTGAGTGAGCAAGGCATCAAGGCCGGTATGCTCAAGACAGAGGAAATCTATATGGAGCAGAACAACAAGCGTATGCATGAGGTGACTGATCCGTTGTATTTCGTCATCGACGAGAAGCTGAACAGCGTAGATTTGACAGACAAAGGTGTAGACCTGATTACCGGCAACTCAGAAGACCCGACATTGTTCGTACTCCCCGATATCGCCGGACAACTCTCGGAACTGGAGAATGTGCCGGACCTGACTAACGAGGAAAAACTCCAGAAGAAGGACGAACTGCTGACTAACTACGCCGTTAAATCGGAACGCGTACATACGATCAACCAATTATTGAAGGCGTACACGATGTTCGAGAAAGATGACGAGTATGTGGTTATCGACGGACAAGTGAAGATTGTAGACGAACAGACCGGACGTATCATGGAAGGCCGCCGCTATTCTGACGGACTGCATCAGGCTATCGAAGCAAAGGAACGCGTGAAAGTGGAAGCTGCTACGCAGACTTTCGCCACGATTACTTTGCAGAACTACTTCCGTATGTATCACAAGCTGTCCGGTATGACCGGTACTGCCGAGACGGAAGCAGGCGAACTTTGGGACATTTATAAATTGGATGTTGTGGTAATCCCGACCAACCGTCCGATTGCCCGCAAAGACATGAACGACCGTGTTTACAAGACTAAGCGCGAAAAATATAAAGCCGTGATCGAGGAAATCGAACAATTGGTTCAGGCAGGACGTCCGGTGTTGGTAGGTACCACTTCGGTAGAAATCTCCGAAATGCTGAGTAAAATGCTGACCATGCGTAAGATTGAACATAATGTATTGAATGCGAAGTTGCACCAGAAAGAAGCCGAAATCGTAGCGAAAGCCGGTTTGAGTTGCGCGGTAACGATTGCAACCAACATGGCAGGTCGTGGTACGGATATCAAACTAAGTCCGGAGGTAAAGGCTGCGGGCGGTTTGGCGATTATCGGTACGGAACGTCATGAGTCCCGCCGTGTAGACCGCCAGTTGCGTGGTCGTGCAGGACGTCAGGGTGACCCGGGTTCATCTGTATTCTTCGTATCACTGGAAGATGACTTGATGCGTCTGTTCTCTTCCGACCGTATCGCAAGCGTAATGGATAGACTCGGTTTCCAGGAAGGCGAAATGATTGAGCATAAAATGATTTCCAATTCTATCGAACGCGCCCAGAAGAAGGTAGAAGAAAACAACTTCGGTATCCGTAAGCGTCTGTTGGAATACGACGACGTTATGAACAAGCAACGTACGGTTGTCTACACGAAACGCCGCCATGCGCTGATGGGTGAACGTATCGGTATGGATATCGTAAATATGATTTGGGACCGTTGCGCGAATGCCATCGAAAATAATGACTACGAGGGTTGTCAGATGGAACTGCTCCAAACGTTGGCTATGGAAACTCCGTTCACAGAGGAAGAGTTCCGCAACGAGAAGAAAGAGAAGTTGGCCGACAAGACTTTCAACATTGCGATGGAGAATTTCAAACGCAAGACCGAACGTCTGGCTCAAATCGCTAATCCGGTTATCAAACAAGTATATGAGAATCAAGGACATATGTATGAAAACATCCTGATTCCTATTACGGACGGAAAACGTATGTACAACATCTCTTGCAACCTGAAAGCGGCTTACGAATCGGAATCGAAAGAGGTGGTGAAATCATTCGAGAAATCAATCCTGCTCCACGTGATCGATGAAGCATGGAAAGAGAATTTGCGTGAACTGGACGAACTGAAACATTCGGTACAGAACGCCAGCTACGAACAAAAAGACCCGTTATTGATTTACAAACTGGAATCCGTAACGCTGTTTGACGCAATGGTGAACAAAATCAACAACCAGACTGTGTCTATCCTGATGCGTGGACAAATTCCTGTACAGGAAGCTCCGGACGAACCGTCCGCACGCCGGGTAGAAGTACGTCAGGCTGCTCCGGAACAACGTCAGGACATGAGCAAGTATCGTGAGAACAAACAGGATTTGAACGACCCGAACCAGCAGGCTGCCGCCAATCAGGATACCCGCGAACAGCAGAAACGCGAACCGATTCGCGCCGAAAAAACGGTAGGACGCAACGATCCTTGTCCATGCGGAAGCGGTAAGAAGTACAAGAACTGCCACGGAAGAAATCTTTGATCAATGAGGTAAGGAGCAGACGACAGGATTTGTACCCGGCGCTCCCTATCTTCCGATTATAAAAGAAAGCCTCAAACGGTTAAAAACTGTTTGAGGCTTTCTTTTGTTCTTTCAAAATAGTACTTTTGTTCAAACTACTAAATGTATTAAATTGTATTGACTATGGCAAAATCTTATTCATTGGCATTCGTTTCTCTGTTTCTATTACTATTCGGCAGCTGTCAAAGTATAGAACAGATTTCCATTGATTATCTGCAACCTGCCGATTTGAGTTTTCCTCCTCAACTTCGTAAAGTGGCCATCGTAAATAATACAAGTAATGCACCGGACGATAAGCTGACTCCCCAAACTAAAAAGTCGAAAGACAATAGAGTTGAAATAAGCCGTGCCATAGCATATGCCAATGGCGATCCTAAGGTTGCGGCAGAAGCGATGGCGGAAGAGATAGCGCATCAGAACTACTTTGACGAAGTGGTGATTTGCGACTCTGCCTTGCGGGCAAACGATAAAATCTCCCGTGAAAGTACACTTTCTCAAGAGGAAGTCCGCCAGCTAGCTTCCGATCTGGGAGTAGATCTGATTATTGCTTTGGAAAATCTGCAATTCAAAATAACGAAAACAGTACGTTACTTGGAGGAATTCGGGTGTTATCAAGGTGCGATAGATGCGAAAGTCTATCCAACGGTATCCGTATACCTGCCCGAACGGAGTAAACCGATGGCTACTATCCGTCTCAATGACAGCATTTTCTGGGAGGATTTCGGAATTTCACCTACAGAAGCCGCCGCACAAATCATCCCCACAAAAGATATGCTGAAAGAGGCTGCAGAGTTCGCAGGAACCGTGCCCGTAAAATATATTGTCCCTATCTGGAAGAACGGGAAGCGTTATCTGTATACCGGTGGCTCCGTCCCCATGCGCGATGCGGCCATTTATGTACGCGAAAATTCGTGGGACGAAGCATACGAACTTTGGAATCAAGCCTACCAATCGACTAAAAACGAAAAGAAAAAGATGCGTGCAGCTCTTAATATAGCTGTTTATTATGAGATGAAAGATAGTCTGGCAAAAGCGGAAGAATGGGCTACTACCGCTCAACAACACGCCCGGAAAACAGAATTGAAAAAGAATGCCGGCAACAATAAAATCAATACCGATGAAGCACCGAATTACTTCTACATCAGCCTCTATTTAACCGAATTGAAGGAGAGAAACGCCCAATTATCCAAGCTTAAGCTACAAATGAGCCGATTTAATGATGATTTTTAAGGAAATCGTGTATCAAATCTTATTTTTTTTATACCTTTGAACTAACAAAAAGAAGGAACCCATGAAATTGAGCGAACAATCACTATCTATTATCGAATCGGCTATCCAAAAGGCAGTCGCTAAATACACCTGTAACTGTGAACAAACAGCAGTAACCGATATCCACCTCCAGCCGGACCAGACTTCGGGGCAACTTAATGTTTACAACGATGATGATGAAGAATTAGCCAACGTCATGATAGAAGAATGGGCTACATACGACGGTGATGATTTTTTGGAAAATGTAGAACCTTCTTTGCGCAGTATCCTGTGCAGAATGAAGGAGGCGGGGGACTTCGAGAAGATTACCATCCTGAAGCCTTACTCATTCGTTCTGGTAGATGAAGAAAAAGAAACCGTAGCCGAGTTATTATTAATAGACGACGATACGATACTGGTAAACGATGAACTTCTGAAAGGATTGGATAAGGAATTGGACGATTTCTTAAAAGAGTTGTTAGAAAAATAAACTCCTTCACTAATTACAATTCTTTCTATCAAGCTGATTGTTTCGTTCCACCTTAGTTTCCCTTTAGTTCTAGCGAGGTCATCTTCTCGTCCCAGTTAGTTAGATTGGAACGAAATATTCAATATTAAAATTAAGCAAAAACGAAGAGCAAGCTCCTAGAAAAAAGGCTACTTGCTCTTTTATAAGTTACAAAAACGACATTTACTGAATATTTCCAGTACACCCTATTTATATTTTAGGAATATTCCAGGTTACCTGTTGGAAAAGAGATCATTAGTTTTCCTTTTCTCTGCCCAGGCTTTCTCCATCCCATAGAAGTTTATTTCCTGCCCTGCAGGCTTCCCATCCAGCTCCGCCTGTTTCTGCTCAAAGAAGGCTTTCCAACGCTGATAATACAAGTCTTTCAAAAGTCCACTCCATTCCCGATGCGAATAATCATGTAGTCCGCCTTGATTGGCAGCAATGCTATCTCCCCAGACTGTGATTAATGCGGAAGCATTCCATTCGTACAATCGCTTTTCTTCTTCTGTAGTTCCCAAAGAACGAGCTGCATTCAACCAAGAGGAAACGGAAAATTCTTTCCGGGTAGATAACAAACGATCTTGCGCCAATATCAAGTCCAGGAATTGCTGTGTTTGTCTGCGGAAATTCTCTTTGTCCTTTCGGTCATAGCTCTGTGATATTTCTTCAAGTAACACATTTCCTTTATCGGCATTACTCTGGCGTACGATGTCTACCAAGTCATATTCAAAATTATTGTTTCCTTTATACTGGTCGGCAACGGAAGTAAATAGCCGGGCTGCCTTTGCAGTAGAATCGGGAGCATAAAATAGTTTGGAATATCCCCAAGTGGAAGTTCTGTCCAGATGGAAACCCGGACGGGCACATAACAAAGACTCAATGGTTCCTTCACCCTGATAATCTTTCGGAGCATTGTAAACGGTGTGTTCCAATGCACGCCAAGCCTCCATTATTTCCGGTGAAACTTCTCTGCCATAACGAGCTTTCAAGTAAGTCTGCAACCATTCATCGGAAGAAAAGCGTTCTTCACGCCAAGGAAGTTCGTAAAGGAGTTCGAACATCACCGGATTATTCTCTATGCCCTCCGGGGTTGCTCCTACTCCATGCAACGTTTTCCCGTTAGCATGTGCACAAGCATCATAATACCCGTTCACCAGCTGATTCATCCGGCCGTGCAAACCAACATTACCTCCAAAATTCAGCAACATACAATAGAGCCAATCGTGTTTGCCAAAGCCTTTTTCCCGATACCACATGGAATTCGGATCTCCCCATTGGGGACGTTTCTCACTATATAAATCTAAAACGAGTAAATCGCCCTGATTAAGAGAAGCAATCATTTCTTCCCGAGGATTCGCCTGCCAGGCCTGAATGATCC
This window encodes:
- a CDS encoding IS110 family RNA-guided transposase; translated protein: MAGIHFDQVVSRGCGMDIHKKVVVATVQGEGICKETKSFDTFTSSLTQLREWLVSLGITHVAMESTGVYWKPIYNVFEDYIRNIWIVNARHIKNVPGHKTDKNDSEWICQLLMAGLLKPSFIPPREQRELRDLTRYRRKLIETVSANKNRIIRTLEDGNVKLSSVLSDTSGSTATKLIEMLCDGRIPTLADIESVRHKRCLHSAEEMLEACTGYMNSHKIYMLQKIRSCNRRLTEEITEMDRHIKEILSPYEDVIARLSEIPGVQNRTCEELIAEIGLDMGNFPTAAHLCSWAGMCPGNNESAGKKKSGRTSHGDKHVRATLVEAAWAASRTKGTFFMERFNRLAPRKGNKKALIAVGHSLLKCIHYVLSTDGRYKELGDSYVPEKKEKQRKEYLKGELKKLGYHVVLTKKKD
- the lnb gene encoding lipoprotein N-acyltransferase Lnb; translated protein: MKRFNDFFRCMSPLVLFMLFFSTTGASAMKSNGPAADGHDSIRISLLTCAPGEEIYSLFGHTAIRYENPSQGIDVVFNYGLFSFNTPNFILRFSLGETDYQLGATDYAHFAAEYAFFGRSVWQQTLNLTEREKAELIRLLQENYRPENRVYRYNFFYDNCATRPRDKIEESIAGKVIYPAKPQDGSRSFRDIVHQYCKGHPWARFGIDLCIGSEADRPITQRQMMFAPFYLMDAFAGAQIENDSIQRPLAEAARLIVDATPETDESGWIFTPLQCALLLFILTVGATIYGIRRRTGLWGVDFFLFSAAGIVGCVLAFLALFSEHPAVSSNFLLLVFHPGQLLFLPYIIYCDRKGKKCWYLTLNLIILTLFIVLFPLIPQRFDLAVVPLALSLLVRSASNLIVTSKKK
- a CDS encoding alkaline phosphatase family protein translates to MKGLLTSLITVLTFTGLQAQSLPAAPKLVVGLTIDQLRTDYLEAFSSLYGEKGFKRLWKEGRVFYNAEYTFSGVDRSSAIAAIYSGTTPSMNGIISKRWMDAATLRPVNSTDDTAFMGYYTDQTCSPSKLLTSTIADELKIATQGKGLVYAIAPKCDAAIFAAGHAGNGAFWLNPNTGKWSGTTYYGEFPWWASQYNDRQAVDFRIANIVWEPVFPRGMYTFLPDWRDMVFKYKFDDDRNNKYRRFITSPFVNDEVNALAEEALSKSSIGMDDITDLLALTYYAGNYAHKSVQECAMEIQDTYVRIDRSIANLLELLDRKVGLQNVLIFVTSTGYTDSESSDSGLYKIPGGEFYLNRCAALLNMYLMATYGEGKYVETYHNQQIYLNHKLLEQKQLNLTEVQEKSAEFLMQFSGVNEAYSANRLLLGSWTPEIHKIRNGYHRKRSGDLVIDVLPGWSIVDENSHENKVVRHSFIPSPLIFIGHSVKPAIIQTPVTIEHIAPTLAHFMRIRAPNACSSAPITDLR
- the secA gene encoding preprotein translocase subunit SecA, producing MGFNEFLSSIFGNKSTRDMKEIKPWVEKIKAAYPEVEKLDNDALRAKTEELKKYIRESATAERAKVEELKASIESLELEDREEVFAQIDKIEKEILEKYEKALDEVLPVAFSIVKATAKRFAENEEIVVTATEFDRQLAATKDFVRIEGDKAIYQNHWMAGGNDTVWNMVHYDVQLFGGVVLHKGKIAEMATGEGKTLVATLPVFLNALTGNGVHVVTVNDYLAKRDSEWMGPLYMFHGLSVDCIDRHQPNSDARRQAYLADITFGTNNEFGFDYLRDNMAISPKDLVQRQHNYAIVDEVDSVLIDDARTPLIISGPVPKGDDQLFEQLRPLVERLVEAQKILATKYLSEAKKLIATGDKKDMEEGFLALYRSHKALPKNKALIKFLSEQGIKAGMLKTEEIYMEQNNKRMHEVTDPLYFVIDEKLNSVDLTDKGVDLITGNSEDPTLFVLPDIAGQLSELENVPDLTNEEKLQKKDELLTNYAVKSERVHTINQLLKAYTMFEKDDEYVVIDGQVKIVDEQTGRIMEGRRYSDGLHQAIEAKERVKVEAATQTFATITLQNYFRMYHKLSGMTGTAETEAGELWDIYKLDVVVIPTNRPIARKDMNDRVYKTKREKYKAVIEEIEQLVQAGRPVLVGTTSVEISEMLSKMLTMRKIEHNVLNAKLHQKEAEIVAKAGLSCAVTIATNMAGRGTDIKLSPEVKAAGGLAIIGTERHESRRVDRQLRGRAGRQGDPGSSVFFVSLEDDLMRLFSSDRIASVMDRLGFQEGEMIEHKMISNSIERAQKKVEENNFGIRKRLLEYDDVMNKQRTVVYTKRRHALMGERIGMDIVNMIWDRCANAIENNDYEGCQMELLQTLAMETPFTEEEFRNEKKEKLADKTFNIAMENFKRKTERLAQIANPVIKQVYENQGHMYENILIPITDGKRMYNISCNLKAAYESESKEVVKSFEKSILLHVIDEAWKENLRELDELKHSVQNASYEQKDPLLIYKLESVTLFDAMVNKINNQTVSILMRGQIPVQEAPDEPSARRVEVRQAAPEQRQDMSKYRENKQDLNDPNQQAAANQDTREQQKREPIRAEKTVGRNDPCPCGSGKKYKNCHGRNL
- a CDS encoding DUF6340 family protein, with product MAKSYSLAFVSLFLLLFGSCQSIEQISIDYLQPADLSFPPQLRKVAIVNNTSNAPDDKLTPQTKKSKDNRVEISRAIAYANGDPKVAAEAMAEEIAHQNYFDEVVICDSALRANDKISRESTLSQEEVRQLASDLGVDLIIALENLQFKITKTVRYLEEFGCYQGAIDAKVYPTVSVYLPERSKPMATIRLNDSIFWEDFGISPTEAAAQIIPTKDMLKEAAEFAGTVPVKYIVPIWKNGKRYLYTGGSVPMRDAAIYVRENSWDEAYELWNQAYQSTKNEKKKMRAALNIAVYYEMKDSLAKAEEWATTAQQHARKTELKKNAGNNKINTDEAPNYFYISLYLTELKERNAQLSKLKLQMSRFNDDF
- a CDS encoding alpha-N-acetylglucosaminidase, which translates into the protein MYTRLLFILLLGATWMCSCQTEQSPVNTLADRVTEGTSKDRILFRMIADENNPLKDYFEISSEDGKVLITGNSDLSLATGLNWYLKYVAGIHLSWNNLSQKLPEVLPLPQEKIRKETSMQNRYYLNYCTYSYSMAFWDWARWEKEIDWMAMHGINMPLSITGMEVVWYNLLKRLGYTTEEVNEFISGPAFMAWWQMNNLEGWGGPNPDSWYQQQEALQKKIVARMREFGIEPVFPGYAGMVPRNIGEKLGYQIADPGKWCGFPRPAFLSTEDEHFDSFAAMYYEELEKLYGKANYYSMDPFHEGGNTAGVDLAKTGASIMAAMKKANPKAVWIIQAWQANPREEMIASLNQGDLLVLDLYSEKRPQWGDPNSMWYREKGFGKHDWLYCMLLNFGGNVGLHGRMNQLVNGYYDACAHANGKTLHGVGATPEGIENNPVMFELLYELPWREERFSSDEWLQTYLKARYGREVSPEIMEAWRALEHTVYNAPKDYQGEGTIESLLCARPGFHLDRTSTWGYSKLFYAPDSTAKAARLFTSVADQYKGNNNFEYDLVDIVRQSNADKGNVLLEEISQSYDRKDKENFRRQTQQFLDLILAQDRLLSTRKEFSVSSWLNAARSLGTTEEEKRLYEWNASALITVWGDSIAANQGGLHDYSHREWSGLLKDLYYQRWKAFFEQKQAELDGKPAGQEINFYGMEKAWAEKRKTNDLFSNR